One segment of Macrotis lagotis isolate mMagLag1 chromosome 1, bilby.v1.9.chrom.fasta, whole genome shotgun sequence DNA contains the following:
- the PNOC gene encoding prepronociceptin gives MKTLLYDLMLLGLFSNVFSDCQKDCLTCREKLHLGQDGFSVDECITDCEEQDFLSPFWAPCTKAMNKGRWQLSSTSKDKAMASVYQPQVMEAQTLSQMEGKNRVSRVRSLFRAQEQEAAEGLGEAGEEMQKKLQKRFGGFTGARKSARKLANQKRFSEFMRQYLVMSMHASEHQRHGLAPGRNLRQNGNV, from the exons ATGAAAACCCTGCTCTACGACCTCATGTTGCTGGGTCTCTTCTCCAATGTTTTCAGCGATTGTCAAAAGGATTGTTTGACATGCAGAGAGAAGCTTCATCTAGGCCAGGACGGCTTCAGTGTTGAT GAATGCATCACAGATTGTGAAGAGCAAGACTTCCTTAGCCCTTTCTGGGCCCCTTGCACCAAGGCCATGAATAAGGGACGCTGGCAACTCAGCTCAACCAGTAAGGATAAGGCAATGGCATCTGTTTACCAGCCACAGGTGATGGAGGCACAGACCCTGAGCCAGATGGAGGGCAAGAACCGTGTATCCCGTGTCAGAAGCCTGTTCCGTGCCCAGGAACAAGAGGCAGCAGAAGGCTTGGGGGAGGCAGGAGAAGAGATGCAGAAGAAGTTACAGAAACGGTTTGGGGGCTTCACTGGGGCACGGAAATCTGCCCGGAAGTTGGCCAACCAGAAGCGGTTCAGTGAATTTATGAGGCAGTACCTAGTCATGAGCATGCATGCCAGTGAACACCAACGCCATGGCCTGGCTCCAGGCCGCAACCTTCGTCAGAATGGCAACGTGTAG